The following coding sequences are from one Deferrivibrio essentukiensis window:
- a CDS encoding sigma-54-dependent transcriptional regulator — protein sequence MKILLVEDNETLATLIKIMLEDEGFEIEHLNRGDKALELLKKESFDIIITDIKLPGSSGHDILDFSIKNQLGSIVIIITAYGNIADAVNAIKSGAYDYIPKPFENEVLVNTVKKAAKFKTIENENIQLKDFVKSSLKPNIIGSSVKLKSVMELIEKVAQTDAPVLFLGESGTGKELFAKQLHFISNRSSKPFVTVNCAAIPENLFESELFGHKKGAFTGADKDKTGKIKSANKGTLFLDEIGELPFETQAKLLRFLQEGEIQPVGGNFAEKVDVRIVAATNKDLKTLVEQGKFREDLYYRLNIFPINIPSLRERSEDIHELAAYFLQKYGYKHIKLDDKTLDKLKNYDWPGNVRELENTIYRMAILSKGEKLNTDFFMGSRGNVKSCLLLELPEDNFDIIDFEKNIILKALEKFNWNKKKTAEYLCIPRHVLLYRMEKYKLH from the coding sequence ATGAAGATACTGCTTGTTGAAGATAATGAAACCCTTGCAACCCTTATCAAAATCATGCTTGAAGATGAAGGGTTTGAAATTGAGCATCTAAATCGTGGTGATAAAGCATTAGAGCTTTTAAAAAAAGAAAGCTTTGACATTATTATTACCGACATAAAATTACCCGGCTCAAGCGGGCATGATATTTTGGATTTCTCTATTAAAAATCAGTTAGGTTCAATCGTAATAATAATAACCGCCTATGGAAATATAGCTGATGCGGTAAATGCCATCAAGTCAGGAGCTTACGACTACATTCCAAAGCCGTTTGAAAATGAAGTATTAGTCAATACAGTAAAAAAGGCAGCAAAATTCAAAACTATTGAGAATGAAAATATTCAGCTTAAAGATTTTGTAAAAAGCTCTCTAAAACCAAACATTATCGGCAGTAGCGTAAAGCTAAAAAGTGTAATGGAATTAATAGAAAAAGTCGCACAAACTGATGCACCGGTATTGTTCTTAGGGGAAAGTGGTACAGGGAAAGAGTTATTTGCAAAGCAACTTCACTTTATCAGTAATCGTAGCAGCAAACCCTTCGTGACAGTAAACTGTGCAGCTATCCCTGAAAATCTTTTTGAAAGTGAACTTTTTGGGCATAAAAAAGGAGCTTTTACCGGGGCGGACAAAGATAAGACAGGGAAAATAAAATCTGCAAACAAAGGTACACTTTTCTTAGATGAAATTGGGGAGCTACCATTTGAGACACAAGCAAAACTTCTCCGCTTTTTACAGGAAGGGGAGATACAGCCGGTAGGGGGAAATTTTGCTGAAAAAGTTGATGTAAGGATTGTAGCTGCCACAAATAAAGATTTAAAAACATTGGTAGAGCAAGGCAAATTCAGAGAAGACCTATATTACAGGCTAAATATTTTCCCCATCAATATCCCGTCACTTCGCGAAAGAAGTGAAGATATTCATGAGCTTGCCGCATATTTCTTACAAAAATATGGATACAAACATATAAAACTCGATGATAAAACATTAGATAAATTGAAAAATTACGACTGGCCTGGGAATGTCAGAGAGCTTGAAAACACTATTTACAGAATGGCAATCTTGTCAAAAGGGGAAAAACTAAATACAGACTTTTTTATGGGCAGTAGAGGGAATGTAAAATCCTGCCTTTTGCTTGAGCTTCCTGAGGATAATTTTGATATTATCGATTTTGAAAAAAATATAATTTTAAAGGCTCTTGAAAAATTTAATTGGAACAAGAAAAAGACTGCGGAATATCTGTGTATCCCAAGACATGTGCTGCTTTATAGAATGGAGAAGTATAAACTACACTGA
- a CDS encoding HEPN domain-containing protein: MQRMRLVDDYIFRAQKRIKALEFLKSEESYADVVREAQEVVELLLKALIIAFGIEVPKVHDVSRYIEMNKEVFPQVVNDNLERLKDISRRLRKERELSFYGMEDWIPSEEYSTEEAQQAIDWAKEIEMIVKKALGVEL, encoded by the coding sequence ATGCAAAGGATGAGATTAGTAGATGATTATATTTTTAGGGCACAAAAAAGGATAAAGGCTTTGGAGTTTTTAAAATCTGAAGAATCTTATGCTGATGTGGTCAGAGAGGCTCAGGAGGTTGTAGAACTTCTCTTGAAAGCACTTATAATAGCATTTGGAATAGAAGTGCCTAAAGTTCATGATGTTTCAAGATACATAGAGATGAATAAAGAAGTTTTTCCTCAGGTAGTAAATGATAATCTTGAACGTTTAAAAGATATTTCAAGAAGATTACGCAAAGAAAGGGAACTTTCCTTTTATGGCATGGAAGATTGGATACCTTCTGAGGAATACTCAACAGAAGAGGCGCAACAGGCCATAGACTGGGCTAAAGAGATTGAAATGATTGTTAAAAAGGCTCTTGGAGTTGAATTATAG